CTACCGTTTGTCGCAATTGACACAGCCGGGGTGCGTCGGAAGGCGAAAATCCGTGACGATCTGGATTTTTACTCGATTCACCGCGCCGAACGCTCCATCCGTCGCGCTGATTTGGTGTTCTTGTTTATTGATCCGACCCAGGGAGTGACCCGGCTTGACAAACAACTCGCTGATTACATCACGAAGCAGTACAAGCCCTGCGTGATCGTCATCAATAAATGGGACCTTATTCTCTCAGACCTCGCCGGACCGGCTCGGGGAGAAACCGGCCGTTATGCGACGATGGTCCAGCATGCGTTCAAGGGAATGTCCTATGCCCCCATTGCCTTCATCACGGCACAAACCGGGAAGAACGTCAAGGCGTTGATCAACCTGGCCCAGGCCATGTACAAACGCGCCCATCGACGGATCGGAACCGGAACCTTGAATCGAATTCTTCGAGAAGCGGTGACTGCCCACGCCCCACCAGTCCGGGAAAACCGCGTTCCGAAAATTTACTTCGCCACGCAAGTGAGTGTAGCCCCACCGACGATCGTCCTCTTCGTGAACCGACCTGGCTTGTTCGATCCAACCTATCAACGTTATCTCTTGAATGTTTTTCGGGAGCAACTCCCGTTTAACGATGTCCCGATCAAATTGTACCTCCGAGCAAGGACGCAGACTGATCCCTCCAAGCCCCGACTCGAGGAAGAAGAACCCCCGGACATCACCGCGCGTTCCTCCTCCAACGAGTTTGAGATGGACGAGTTGGACGAGGAGATCAATGACCTTCTCGGAGAATTTGAAGACGAGTAACCCAGGTTGGCTGCCAGGTCTAGGCGAAGATTGGATCCGAGCAGAATCAATCCCGGTACGTTCAATAAATGAATCTGGGAGACGAAGAAGGTCACCCTCGGTCGTTGATTGCACGAACGACCGAGGGCTCCACAAGAGGAATCAGCAGGCGGCAAGAAGCGCGACGGGCTCTTCCTCCTCCTCGGGCTCGAACGCATCAGCCCATTCCTCGGGATCAACGGCAACGGCCCGAAGCTGGGCCTTCAGCCGCTTTCGAGCGGTATGCAGCCGTCGTTTGATCGTTCCGATCGGCACGCCAAGCTCCTCTGCAATCTCAATGAGCGACAGGTCCCGGATGTAGAAGGCCACAAGGGCTTCACGGTCCAGGGACTTGAGTTGATTCAAGGCGTCCCAGAGCCTTCGGGCTCGCTCCTGGGAGATGAGTTCGTCAAGCGGCTCATGACGATGAACCGCCGCGCCGTCGAGGACTTCATCTTCAATGCTCGTTGGTGGAATGCGACGGGTGGCTCGGTTGATCGCCATCCGAACGGTGACCTGACGGAGCCAGCCCGCGAACCGCTCTGGTTCGCGCAACTGATCGAGGCGTCCCATCACGTGCAGGAAGACTTCCTGAGTGAGTTCCATTGCCTCGCTGGTGTTGCCAAGCCGGCTCAGAGCCACCGCGTACACGGTGCGCTGAAACTGCTCGACCAGCTGCCCGAACGCCTCACGATCCCCGTCCCGAGCCCGAATCACCAGAGCCGCAGTGCTCGACCAGTGGTTGGAGCGGACCTGTTCCTCAGAAATCAAAGCGATCACGATGGTGTCTTCCCATCCTCCGGAGTGTCACCAACTCGCCGGCCACCTCCTGATTGAATGAGGGAG
The Tautonia marina DNA segment above includes these coding regions:
- the der gene encoding ribosome biogenesis GTPase Der, which translates into the protein MPLPRVVIVGRPNVGKSSLLNWIAGRRIAIVDDVAGVTRDRVATLAELPDGRNSRFIELIDTGGVGIVDRDDLSEHVERQIETALGEADVVLFVVDVRDGMMPLDEEVARRLRYVQAPVILALNKADDPKFDAQGQEFYKLGRGKPIPISTHQNRNKSELISLILDHLPPEDDGSKVASEAMKLAVVGRPNTGKSTFINTLAHAERMIVSEIPGTTRDSVDVRFELDGLPFVAIDTAGVRRKAKIRDDLDFYSIHRAERSIRRADLVFLFIDPTQGVTRLDKQLADYITKQYKPCVIVINKWDLILSDLAGPARGETGRYATMVQHAFKGMSYAPIAFITAQTGKNVKALINLAQAMYKRAHRRIGTGTLNRILREAVTAHAPPVRENRVPKIYFATQVSVAPPTIVLFVNRPGLFDPTYQRYLLNVFREQLPFNDVPIKLYLRARTQTDPSKPRLEEEEPPDITARSSSNEFEMDELDEEINDLLGEFEDE
- a CDS encoding RNA polymerase sigma factor, producing the protein MIALISEEQVRSNHWSSTAALVIRARDGDREAFGQLVEQFQRTVYAVALSRLGNTSEAMELTQEVFLHVMGRLDQLREPERFAGWLRQVTVRMAINRATRRIPPTSIEDEVLDGAAVHRHEPLDELISQERARRLWDALNQLKSLDREALVAFYIRDLSLIEIAEELGVPIGTIKRRLHTARKRLKAQLRAVAVDPEEWADAFEPEEEEEPVALLAAC